ATCGGCGAAGGAAAGACAGGGATCTGCGGCATCCGGGAGAATCACGGCGGAAAACTGTTTGCCGCCACGTACGGGAAGGTCGCCGCCGTCTCGGTCGATCCCGTCGAGAAGAAACCGCTGTTCCACTTCCATCCCGGCGCCCGCATCCTCTCCATCGGTTCCGTCGGGTGCAACTTCCGGTGCGAATTCTGCCAGAACTACCACCTCGTCCTGCGGCAGGCCCCCCTCGAGGAGGTACGGATCGAGGACCTGCTACGGACGGCACGCCGGGAAAACTCGGTGGGGATGGCCTATACCTACAACGAGCCGTTCATCCAGTTCGAGTTCGTCCTCGATTGCGCCAAGGCGTTCCGGGCGGCGGGGATGAAAAACGTGCTGGTCACCAACGGGTACGTGAACCCCGAGCCGCTCGCCGAACTCCTGCCTTTCGTGGACGCGATGAACATCGACCTGAAGTCGATGGACCCCGCCTTCTACCGGAAGATCAGCGGAGGGAATCTCGAACCGGTCCTTGCGACGATCCGGGCGGCCGCGAAGGCGACCCACGTCGAGCTGACCACGCTCCTCTATACGGGGCACAACGACGCGGATGAGCAGGTGCGGAAAGTGGTCGACTTCGTGGCGGAGACGGACCGGGAGATCCCGCTCCATATCTCGCGCTACTTTCCGCAGCACCGCGCCACCGCCCCTCCGACGCCGCCGGACCGGCTGGCCGCGGCGTACCGCATCGCCCGGGAACGGCTCCCGTACGCCTACGTCGGGAACATTCGCATGCCGGGCGCGGAGGATACGGTTTGCCCGGAGTGCCGCGCGACCGTCATCCGGCGGGAAGGGTACCACGTCGACCGGCGCGGCCTGTCCGGGGACCGGTGCGCCGCTTGCGGAGCGCGCCTGCGATTCGTGATGTAGTGCAGTGTCTCGCTACACTCGGCTGGGCCGGACACTGCCCGGTGCGTCCGGTGTCAGGAGAGAACGGGAAGCAGGGAATCCTTCAGATAAAAAAGGCCGACAGGCAGGGTGTGTTGCTCGCCCCGCTCGTCGACCCGTTGCTGGTGCGATGCATGGTCAGTTCCCGATGTCCAGCACGTCCCGGAACGGGATGCCTCCATACTCGACGATGGTGTACTCCTTCTCCGCGCAAGGCATGTCACCACACGTCCCCGGGAGGTTCCCCGTCTCCATGGCAACGTTGTACTCGAACGTGCCGACTTCGAGGACCTTCACCACCTCCGCGAGCTCCTTCGCCGGGACCGACTGCGCCGGAAGGGCGCCCGTCTCCATGGCCCACAGGTACTCGAAGGACGTCGGCTCAAGAGCCAGATCCCTCGCTACCGCGACACCACCCCAGATGAACAGCACCGCCATTGCCATGACCATCGACAACCGGAAGATGGTTTTCATATCCCAAACCTCCTTCCTTGCATTCGATGGGTTGGTTTGCCGCGCTCCTGCCTTCTGCTTGCATATTAACGAATATCGATATCCTTTGCAAGGAATTATCATTTCCCGGCCCGGCAGGATTCGTGCCCTGACGCACAAACCGGGCACACCCGTCGGAAGACGAGGAATCAAACCCCGTACTGCCTGATGAGATCCGGTATTAACTTCCCGGGAGGGAAGGAGGGCGGTGCCGCTCCAACTTCTGGAGCATCGACGGCTCGATACGGACGCCGAGGGCTTGCGCGATGTCGAACTCCTTCGCCGCCTCCTGGTACCGGCCGAGGGCGAGGTAGGACATCGCCAGCCCCTCCCTTGTCCGTGAATTCCTCGGGGCGATCTCCACCGCCGCGAGGAACTGGCGAATCCCTTCCTCGATGTTTCCTGAGGCGCAGAAGATGGTGGCAAGGTTTCTCCGCATGGCCGCGTTCCGCGGCTCGAGCTCGACCGCTCGACGTCCCTCCGGGATCGCCTCGGCGAAATTCCCCCGGATCGCGAGGACGATGCCCAGATTGTCGCGGGCAGGAGCCAGATCCGGGTCAAGCGCCAGGGATCCGCGATATCTCATGGCCGCCTCGTCGAACCTCCCCATCCGCTGGAGGGAGACCCCGGCATTGAAGTAGGCCTCGGGCAGGCCGGGGAAAAACCGGACGGCTTCGTCGTAGAGGTGAAGGGCATCCTCTTCCCGGCCTTTCTTTGAGTACGCGGCTCCCAGACTCTTCAAAAACACCCCGAGCATCTCGGTTCCGACGAGCGACCGCAGGTACGGGCGGCCTGGCCCGATGCGGAACTCCCTCCGGTACCGGTCGTCCCCCCACTCCTCTCCGCGGGAGGCGAATTCCACGTTCCGCACGTCACCCTTCCCCTCGTACCGGACAAAGCAGTGCGACGGCACGCATACGCCCCGGAAAGGAACCGAGAGTCGCTCTGCCAAGGCAAGGTAGAGCATCGACAGGCCGAGGCAGTTCCCCCGTTTCCGGGAGAGAACGGATCCGATGAGAAAGTTTTCCGGATCGCCGGCGATCCCGTCGTAGGAAAATCCCTCCTCCTTGAGGAGCACCCGATTGAAGGCCGCGACGACCTGTTCGCCCGTCGTCGCGGACGAAAGGAGGGGGCGAACCCGATCCGAGAGGCGTGCCAGTTCCCTTTCTACCCCGGACACATCCGATTGGGCTCCGAACAGATCCTTTCTCCCCTCGACGGAATAGTGAAGGTACCACGATGAAAGGGTTTCCCCGTCGGCCGGAGGGCCGGGATGGGGCGTGGACGCAAGCGCAAAGCCGCCCGGCAACGCCGCCACGGACAGGACCGACGAAAAAAGGCAGAACAGAATCCTTCGGATCATGTACCCCCCGGGGAATGGAAAAAGGCAATTTTTACTATTATAACCCATTTTTCTCTTTTCCGGCTTCCTCCCTCCCCTGACCCTTCACCATCCCATGGTACTTGCGATTCGTGGTATAAACCTATCGATGGAACGTTCGCGCCCGCACGGCCAGCGTGGGATCCTCGCCGGTTCAGGGGCGGGGAGGGCCCTCTCCGCTTTCCTTCTCGTCCTCTGCCTGCTCTTCTCCCTGCCGTCTCCCGCCGCGACCGACAACGGAAAGTCGGGGACGTACCAGGACCGTGCGACCGTGGAGAGGATGAGCCGATCGCGATACCGGGATCTGGAGGTCGCGTCCCTGATCGTTATCCTCGTCGCGGGAGGAGCCGCCATCATCTGGGCGGTCCGCCGGAGGAAACCTTGACATGAACCGGACAAGCCCGATGAAAAGGGTCCTGGTCGTCGACGACGAACCGATGATCACCTCCCTCCTCTCCATGGTCCTTCGGGAAAAGGGATGGGACGTCACCGAGGCGCAGTCCGGAACGGACGGCATCGACCAGATGGACCGGGCCCGTTTCGACGTGATCCTCACCGACCTCGTCATGCCCGGGGACAGCGGCATCGACCTGCTGCGGGCCGCCAAGGAGATCCACCCCGACGTCGAGGTGATCCTCATGACGGGGTACGCCACCGCGGACACCGCCATCGAGGCGATGCGCAACGGCGCCTTCCACTACATCATGAAACCGCTGAAGCCCGAGGAGGTGGTGAACCTCGTCGAGAAGGCGTACTCCCAGCGGCAGCTGCAGCGGGAAAACCGGTTTCTGAAATCGGAAATCCGCGCGGCCCACCATGTCCAGTCCGTCGTCGGCGACAGCGAACCCATCCTGCGGCTGATCGCCACCCTCCAGGGGATCGCGGGCGTGGACGAGCCGGTGCTTCTCGCCGGGGAGCGCGGCACCGGGCGCGGCTTCTTCGCCCGAATCGTGCACTTCCACAGCCGGCGGTCGGCGGAGCTGTGCGTCCCGGTCTACTGCGCGGGCGTTCCGGAAGAGACGCTCCTCGCGGAGATGTTCGGGGCTCCCTGCGCCGTCGAGGACCGCACTGCCGTCCCCCATTCGGGAAAGATGGAACTCGCGAACCACGGCACGCTCTACCTCTCCGACTTCGCCGAGGCGGGACGGGAGGTCCTCGAGCGGGTGGACCGGTTCCTTGCCGACAAGACGGTGGTGCCGGGCGGCGGGACGGATCCGATCTCGCTGGACATCCGCATCATCGCTTCCACCGCGGTCCCCATGGAGGAGCTGGCGCGGCGCGAGAACATTCCCCCGACCCTGCTCAAGGCGCTGGAGCCGGGAATCGTGCGAATCCCCGCGCTGCGGGAGCACCACGAGGACGTGCCGCTGCTGCTGCACCATTTCCTGCAGGAGGCGAACCGGGAGCGGAAGAAAGCGCTCCGCGGCTTCACTTCCTCCGCGCTCTCCGCCCTCGAAACGTACGACTGGCCGGGGAACGTCCGGGAATTGCGGGATCTCGTCCGCGCCGTCGCGGGAAAGAAGAAGCAGGGGACGATGGTCGACGCCACGGACATCCCGCCCGAGATCCTTTACCGGAACCTGCGCAAGCATCCCTCGCCGTAAACGAACCTTTCCGGCAAGGAGGAGCCTCATGAAAGCGGTATTTTTCCGCGAACACGGCGGACCGGACCGCGTCGAGTACGGGGACCTTCCGGATCCGGCGCCCGGGCCGGGGCAGGTCCGCGTACGGGTCAAGGCGGCGGCGCTCAATCATCTCGACATCTTCGTCCGGAACGGCCTTCCCGGCATCCCGGTGGCTCTTCCCCACGTGATGGGTTCGGACGGGGCCGGCGTGATCGAGGCGGTGGGCCCCGGAGTCGTCCGGGCGAAGCCCGGCGACGAAGTCGTGCTGAACCCCGGGATCAACTGCGGGGAGTGCGAGTTCTGCCTTTCGGGGGAGCACTCCCTCTGCGTCACCTTCCACCTCCTCGGGGAGCACATCGCCGGGACGTTCGCGGACTTCGTCGTCGCCCCCGCGGTGAACGCCTACCCGAAGCCGGCGGACCTTTCCTGGGAGGAGTCTGCCGCGTTCCCGCTCACGTTCCTCACCGCGTGGCGGATGCTCGTCACGAAGGCGAGGGTGAAACCCGGCGAGTCGCTCCTGATCGTCGGCATCGGCGGCGGCGTCGCGGTTGCCGCGCTGCAGATCGCGAAGCTGCTCGGCCTCGCCGTTTTCGTCACCTCGGGAAGCCCGGAGAAGCTCGACCGCGCGAAGGCGCTCGGCGCGGATGCCGGGATCGACCACGGCAGGACGGATTTCGCCAGGGAGATCCGCAAGCTCACGGGGAAGCGCGGGGTCGATATCGTCCTCGACTCGGTGGGGAAGGCCACGTGGAAGCAGTCGATCGCGTCCGCGGCCAAGGGAGGGCGTCTCCTCACCTGCGGCGCCACCACCGGCCCCGATCCGCAGACCGACCTCGGGCGGATCTTCTGGAACCAGTTGACCGTGTACGGTTCCACCATGGGGACGCACGGGGAGTTCGCCGGGATGCTGAAGCTCTTCCGGGACGGAAAGGTGAAACCGGTGGTCGACGCGGTCCTGCCGCTGCCTTCGGCCGGGGAGGCCCTCCGGCGTCTCGAGGAGAAGCGACAGTTCGGCAAGATCGTCCTGCGCATCGATTGACGGGAACGAACCCGTCCTTGTCATTTTCGCTGCTTCAGGATCTCCTCGTAGACTTCCTTCCGCGACAGGCCGGTACGCTCGGCGATCTCCTTCGCGAGGTCCCGGGACGAACCCGATGCGTCCTCGACCGCGGCCCGGACGATCTCTTCGACCGATAGTTCCACGGTCTTCGGCGCTCCCGCCACCACCACGGTGACCTCGCCGAGCACGCTCGGCCGCCCGGCGATCTCCGCCGAAAGCTCCGGCAGCGTCCCCCGGATGATCTCCTCGTGCACCTTCGTCAACTCCCGCACGATGCAGGCCCGCCGCTCCCCGAGCTCGGCCGAGGCGTCCGCGAGGAACGCGGCGAGGCGGTGCGGGGACTCGTAGAAGATCATCGTCCGCATCTCGCGGGAGAGGGCCGCGAGCGCCTTGCGGCGCCGCACCGGCCGGTTCGGCAGGAAGCCCTCGAAGGCGAA
The genomic region above belongs to bacterium and contains:
- the amrS gene encoding AmmeMemoRadiSam system radical SAM enzyme codes for the protein MISTSGTDRIAAYWNPDGDAVRCALCPHRCRIGEGKTGICGIRENHGGKLFAATYGKVAAVSVDPVEKKPLFHFHPGARILSIGSVGCNFRCEFCQNYHLVLRQAPLEEVRIEDLLRTARRENSVGMAYTYNEPFIQFEFVLDCAKAFRAAGMKNVLVTNGYVNPEPLAELLPFVDAMNIDLKSMDPAFYRKISGGNLEPVLATIRAAAKATHVELTTLLYTGHNDADEQVRKVVDFVAETDREIPLHISRYFPQHRATAPPTPPDRLAAAYRIARERLPYAYVGNIRMPGAEDTVCPECRATVIRREGYHVDRRGLSGDRCAACGARLRFVM
- a CDS encoding transglutaminase family protein, producing the protein MIRRILFCLFSSVLSVAALPGGFALASTPHPGPPADGETLSSWYLHYSVEGRKDLFGAQSDVSGVERELARLSDRVRPLLSSATTGEQVVAAFNRVLLKEEGFSYDGIAGDPENFLIGSVLSRKRGNCLGLSMLYLALAERLSVPFRGVCVPSHCFVRYEGKGDVRNVEFASRGEEWGDDRYRREFRIGPGRPYLRSLVGTEMLGVFLKSLGAAYSKKGREEDALHLYDEAVRFFPGLPEAYFNAGVSLQRMGRFDEAAMRYRGSLALDPDLAPARDNLGIVLAIRGNFAEAIPEGRRAVELEPRNAAMRRNLATIFCASGNIEEGIRQFLAAVEIAPRNSRTREGLAMSYLALGRYQEAAKEFDIAQALGVRIEPSMLQKLERHRPPSLPGS
- a CDS encoding sigma-54 dependent transcriptional regulator — translated: MNRTSPMKRVLVVDDEPMITSLLSMVLREKGWDVTEAQSGTDGIDQMDRARFDVILTDLVMPGDSGIDLLRAAKEIHPDVEVILMTGYATADTAIEAMRNGAFHYIMKPLKPEEVVNLVEKAYSQRQLQRENRFLKSEIRAAHHVQSVVGDSEPILRLIATLQGIAGVDEPVLLAGERGTGRGFFARIVHFHSRRSAELCVPVYCAGVPEETLLAEMFGAPCAVEDRTAVPHSGKMELANHGTLYLSDFAEAGREVLERVDRFLADKTVVPGGGTDPISLDIRIIASTAVPMEELARRENIPPTLLKALEPGIVRIPALREHHEDVPLLLHHFLQEANRERKKALRGFTSSALSALETYDWPGNVRELRDLVRAVAGKKKQGTMVDATDIPPEILYRNLRKHPSP
- a CDS encoding zinc-binding dehydrogenase, producing MKAVFFREHGGPDRVEYGDLPDPAPGPGQVRVRVKAAALNHLDIFVRNGLPGIPVALPHVMGSDGAGVIEAVGPGVVRAKPGDEVVLNPGINCGECEFCLSGEHSLCVTFHLLGEHIAGTFADFVVAPAVNAYPKPADLSWEESAAFPLTFLTAWRMLVTKARVKPGESLLIVGIGGGVAVAALQIAKLLGLAVFVTSGSPEKLDRAKALGADAGIDHGRTDFAREIRKLTGKRGVDIVLDSVGKATWKQSIASAAKGGRLLTCGATTGPDPQTDLGRIFWNQLTVYGSTMGTHGEFAGMLKLFRDGKVKPVVDAVLPLPSAGEALRRLEEKRQFGKIVLRID
- the rsmI gene encoding 16S rRNA (cytidine(1402)-2'-O)-methyltransferase, producing MSYGTLYVVATPLGNLEDITFRAVRVLKEAPVIACEDTRRTVKLLNRYEIRTPMVVFHEYNKARAGAGILRRLREGESVALVSDAGTPAISDPGYDLVRDAVAEGIPVEVIPGPSALVAALVVSGLPTDHFAFEGFLPNRPVRRRKALAALSREMRTMIFYESPHRLAAFLADASAELGERRACIVRELTKVHEEIIRGTLPELSAEIAGRPSVLGEVTVVVAGAPKTVELSVEEIVRAAVEDASGSSRDLAKEIAERTGLSRKEVYEEILKQRK